DNA from Laspinema palackyanum D2c:
AGGTCATACCGAGCATTCTGCTGATAAGGATAGGTTGTCCATGTGGCTTCGCCCCAATGTCCCCAACTTTCGCCTTGCATAGTTTGATACCCTTGAGTAACAGCAATTTGTAATACCCCACTGGCAACTTTATCTTTAGTAATGATTGCTTCCCAGTTGCGAGCTGCTTGCTCCATTGCATTTTTAACGGTTGAGCTAAAACTACTGTAGTAATCAAGTTGGATGTCAATATCTGGGTTACCCGCAACATCGTTGTCGTAAATGTTCACATAGCCGCTCGTGCTACTTCCCGTGTTATAGGTGGAACTCGATTGTAATGTCACCCACATATATTCTGTTCCTTCGTAGGTGCTGTCGTTAATAGGACGAACAGGAATGTAAGCCGTGGTTAACCCAGCCGGAATATCGATGTAGCTGTTGATATAGCTGTAGTCACTGCCGTTAATGGCACTACCGCTAATGCTATAGTACACCCGTTCGCTTTGGCTATTGTTTCCACCACTACGAGTCACTTTTACATAACCATCGTTGCCATTTTCGTCAGCGTTGGTATCGTGGTTGCTAATGTTAATGGTGGACTTGGGCTCGGGATCATCATCATAAATATAGACATACCCACTGGTACTGCTTCCCGTATTGTAATTAGAACTCGATTGCAGATTGACGCGCACTTCCTCCGTCCCTTCGTAGTTGCTGTCATTATTTGGACGGACGGTGATGTAAGTCGTGGTTGAGCCAGCCGGGATATCGATGTAACCAGGGAGGTAGGTGTAATCGCTGCCATTGCCAGCACTGCCGCTGATGCTGTAGTAAACCCGTTCACTCTGGCTGTTGTTTCCACCGCTGCGAGTTACTTGAATGGAACCTTGGTGGACACCTTCCATCGCATAGCGATCGTAATTACTGATGCTAATGGTGGATTTAGGTTGCGGGTCATTGTCGTAGATGTAAACCATGCCACTGGTACTGCTGCCAGTATTGTAGGCAGAACTCGATTGCAAAGTCAGTTGGAGTTGCTCAGTTCCTTCGTAGGTGCTGTCGTCAATCGCTATGATGGGAATATATGTCGTGGTTGCACCTGCGGGGATGGTAACAGAACCAGAGAGGCGATTGTAGTCGCTGCCATTGGTTGCAGTGCCGCTTACGGAATAGTAAACAGTTTCGCTACGGCTGTTATCGCCACCACTACGACTTACTTTCACGGAACCGCGATCGCCGAGGCCGTCGTTTTCATTGGCATAGGTGTCGTAGCTGCTGATATTGATGGTGGATTTGAAATCGTTGTCGTAGATGTACACCATGCCATTGGTGCTGCTGCCAGTATTGTAGGCAGAACTCGATTGCAGGTTAATGCTAACGGTTTCGGTTCCCTCGTAGATACTGTCATTAATCGGATTAATCGCAATGTAAGCCGTGGTTGACCCAGCAGGAATGTCGATGTAGCTATTCAGGTAGCTGTAGTCATTGCCATTGCTGGCACTGCCACTGATGCTGTAATAAACCCGTTCACTCTGGCTGTTGTTGCCACCACTGCGGCTCACTTGCACGTAACCGGAGTTACCATCTTCAGTAGCATAGTTGTCATAACCGTTAATGCTGATGGTGGATTTGAAATCGTTGTCGTAGATGGTGACAGTGCGAGTTGTGTTGCTACCAACAAGATAGTTGCTGTTGCTGTTTAAGGTCAGTTGAACTTGCTCAGTTCCCTCATAACTGCTGTCATTGGTGATATCTACAGGGATGTAGGCGAAACTCGAACCGGCTGGAATCGTCACATAGCCGGAAAGATAGCTGTAGTCACTGCCGTTAGTCGCACTCCCACTGACTGAGTAGTAAACCGTTTCCGCTTTACTGTTGTCCCCACCGCTGCGATAGACATAGAACTGACCATCGTTGGGAGTTTCACCCGCGTTGCGTTCCCAACCCGAGGTGTCGTTGCTGTACAGATTGATGGTGGACTTAGGTTTGGGGTCGTTGTCGTAGATGGTGACAGTGCGAGTTGTGTTGCTACCAACAAGATAGTTGCTGTTGCTGTTTAAGGTCAGTTGAACTTGCTCAGTTCCCTCATAACTGCTGTCATTGGTGATATCTACAGGGATGTAGGCGAAACTCGAACCGGCTGGAATCGTCACATAGCCGGAAAGATAGCTGTAGTCACTGCCGTTAGTCGCACTCCCACTGACTGAGTAGTAAACCGTTTCCGCTTTACTGTTGTCCCCACCGCTGCGATAGACATAGAACTGACCATCGTTGGGAGTTTCACCCGCGTTGCGTTCCCAACCCGAGGTGTCGTTGCTGTACAGATTGATGGTGGACTTAGGTTTGGGGTCGTTGTCGTAGATGTAAACCGTGCCATTGGTGCTGCTGCCAGTATTGTAGGCAGAACTCGATTGCAGGTTAATGCTAACGCTTTCGGTTCCCTCGTAGATACTGTCGTTAATTGGATTAATGGGAATGTAAGCCGTGGTTGACCCAGCAGGAATGTCGATGTAGCTATTCAGGTAGCTGTAGTCATTGCCATTGCTGCTGCTGCCGGTAATGCTGTAGTAAACCCGTTCACTCTGGCTGTTGTTTCCACCACTGCGGCTCACTTTCACGTAACCGGAGTTACCATTTTCACTGGCATAGGTGTCGTAGCTTTGGATATTAATGGTTGATTTTGATGGAGAATCGTTGTCATAAATCCAAACCGTACCGCTCTTGCTACTGCTCAATTTGTAGTTGCTACCAGCACTCAGAGTTAGTTGAACATTCTCAAGTCCTTCATAAGTAGAATCGTCTCGTACAGTGATGGGAAGATTGGCGTAGCTTGAACCAGCCGGAATTGTAATATAACCGGGCAAATAGTTATAGTCGCTACCGTTACCGGCTGTCCCACTCACCGTGTAACGAATCGTTTCAGATTTGCTATTATCGCCTCCACTACGATACACCCGGAATAAACCTGAATTCTGAGATTCACTCCATTTACGTTCGCTGGCATACGAGTCCGAGGTAATCAGACTAATTGTTGATTCAGACTGAGGATCGTTGTCATAAATATATACCGAACTGCTCTTACTACTACCTAAGTCGTAAGCAGAACTACTTTGCAAAGTTAGACTGACAAATTCAGTTCCTTCATAGACAGAATCATCGATAACGTGGATAGGAACTTTGACGCTGGTTTTTCCTGCGGGGATAACTACAGAGTTCCATAAATGAGCGTAGTCGCTGCCATTGGTGGCATTGCCAGATACGCTGTAGTACACTGTCTGTGATTGGTTTGTATTGCCTCCCGATCGCGTAATCTCAAAGTATCCTGAATTTTCAGACTGCCCTGAACGAGTTTCTTGGGCATACCAATCGGGGCTAGTAACATTAATCGTTGCCTTCTGAGGAGTTTGATTAACCGCTTTCAGCGCATTGTTGAGATTTAAACGTCCACCCGTGACTGTTTTACCTTGTAAACTGGTCAGTGGATCTACAGTTTTCATCAAAATATCTTTAATCTGCGTCGGAGTGAGACTAGAATCCTCTGCCAACAGAAGAGCCGCTGCTCCCGCAACATGGGGTGCAGCCATTGAAGTCCCATTGTATGAAGCATACTTATTTCCAGGTAATGTGCTTAGAATACCAACACCTGGGGCCCCCAAATCAACAGTCTTGTCACCGTAGTTAGAGAAATAAGCCAAATTATCTTGGTGATCTGTTGCGGCAACGGAGATAACATTTCCAACATTATAATTTGTTGGATAGTAAGGTTTATCGTCGTTGTTGTTGTTGTTATTTCCCGCTGCGGCAACAAAAGTAATGCCTGCATTTTGAGCTTTTTGAATTACATCATAAAAAGCTGACGAGTAACCACCTCCACCAAAACTTGCATTAATAACATCGGCTCCCATTTTGATGGCATATTCCACAGCACGAACTGCATTATATGTAGATCCAGAACCGTTATTGTTCAAAAATTTTAGGTGCATCAAGCTCACGTCATGGTTCACACCCACAATCCCTAGATTATTATTGCCCTTTGCTCCAATAGTTCCGGCAACATGGGTTCCATGACCATTATCATCCATCGGATCTCCATCATTATTGTGAAAATCATAGCCATAGACATCATCGACAAAACCATTGCCATCATCATCAATACCATTTCCAGCAATTTCCCCTGTGTTACGCCAGTTATTTGCAGCCAAATCTTGATGACGATAGTCGCCACCAGAATCAATAACTGCAACAACCACCGACTTTTTACCTGTTTGCTGCTGCCATGCTTCTACGGCATCAATATCTGCATCAACCTTGCCACCAGTTTGACCTGTATTATGCAGACCCCAAAGCTTATTGAAAGATGAGTCATTCACAAAAGTTGAGGGGGCAATATAGTTCAGCTCGGTTTCAGCCACATTTGTATCCTCTGACAGAGCATCACGAACACCAATAATGTCTGTATCAGAGTCGAAGGAAAGAACTTTCCATGAACTTCCCACAAAAAGTTCATCGATTTCGATAGCGCCCAAGGCGTTAACGGTCTTTTCAATATCATCTGCTGAGATACCATCCTTAAATTTCACAAGGACTTTACCAGCCTCGTACTCTCGTTGTGTTTCCGGCTCTACCAGCTTAGGATACTCAGGTTGCTCCGGTTCTTCAGGTTCTTCTGGCTGTTGAGGAACTTCATCTTCCGGCTCTTCCGGTTGTTCAGCAACAGGTTCTTCCGGTTGTTCAGCAACAGGTTCTTCCGGTTGTTCAGCAACAGGTTCTTCNNNNNNNNNNNNNNNNNNNNNNNNNNNNNNNNNNNNNNNNNNNNNNNNNNNNNNNNNNNNNNNNNNNNNNNNNNNNNNNNNNNNNNNNNNNNNNNNNNNNCGGTTGTTCAGCAACAGGTTCTTCCGGTTGTTCAGCAACAGGTTCTTCCGGTTGTTCAGCAACAGGTTCTTCCGGTTGTTCAGCAACAGGTTCTTCCGGTTGTTCAGCAACAGGTTCTTCCGGTTGTTCAGCAACAGGTTCTTCCGGTTGTTCAGCAACAGGTTCTTCCGGTTGTTCGGCAACAGGTTCTTCCGGTTGTTCGGCAACAGGTTCTTCCGGTTGTTCAGCAACAGGTTCTTCCGGTTGTTCAGGAGTTTCTGGTTCTTCCGGTTGTTCGGCAACAGGTTCTTCAGGAATTTCCGGTTGTTCGGCAACAGGTTCTTCCGGTTGTTGCGAGGTGACATAATTAATCACCTCCTGACCCAATTCTGTGCCGCGCCAGTCTTTGCCTTCGGCAACGACATCATCCATTAATGCAGCTTTTCCTGTGGCTCCTCGGAATTGTAAAACGATGTCGTTGTAGTCGAAATCGCTTCCTCCATCAACTCGAATATCTTCCCAAGCAAACGCGCTACCATCTCCGGTAATATCGGAAATTTGTCCAACGTGATAGGCATCATCCGGATTGGCTGTTGCTAGGGAAAATAACGGACGCAATGCTCCGCCAGCATGGGGATTATTTAACGCCTGCTGTACGGTTCCATTGGGAACTAACATCAGGAAAAATTCATCTCCCGGTCGCATCATAAAGGTTTTTACCCCTTGATACTCTCCGGAATTAAAATCGTGTCCCCCTAAGCGTCCCGTAAATCTTGCGCCTTCAGTGGTATCCTTAATCACGACATAACCGAGTTCGGAATTACTAGCGGCGCGAGAAAGAGATTCTACAATAAACTCTTTTGAATTGGGGTCGAGTCCTTCCATTCCCGATAAACTGACAAGGGCAACTTCTCCTTTATATGCACCCCCATCAACCAGGAAATCTACTTCGACTTCGCCAGTTTCTCCGACTGTGAAAGTACCCGACTCGAAGTTCGGTTGCAGATTGCTTAAGTTGGCAGTGGCGACTAATTCACTCTCTTCGGTATCTGTTTCTTCGGGGAGTTCGTCGGTTTCTTCTATTTCTTCGTTACTGCTGTTATTCTCGGTTTCAGCAATGACTTCTGATTCACTTTCTTCTTCAGCAATGTTCTCGGGTTCCGTATCCTCAGCATCGGTTTCAGCGGTTTGACTGTCAACTGTCTCTAGTTCGTCATTCTCCGGTTCTTCCGATGTCTCAATTTTATTGGTTTCCGGGTCTAAATCTTCTTCCCCGATTTCAGTTTCGTCCGTTGCGGCAGTTTCAAACTCTTCCTCTGCTTCTACCTCTTCCTCTGCTGTCTCGTTGAGGATGTTTTCCTCGGGGTCGATCGCCGTTTCATCCCCGGTACTCTCGTCACTTTCGCCCTCAGTTTCAATAAATTCTACATCCTCTACCCCTTCATCGCTGGTAGCAGAGTTTTTGGTAATATCGGTTACACCATCAAACTCAGTTTCGCCGCTGGGTTCGTCAGCGATCGCCTCTTCCGCTTCTAAATCAAAAAATGGCAGTTCCTCTAACTCTTCATCCCCAAATGTTGGTTCTGTACTGCCTTCTCCAACAACTTCTACATCATCCCCGTCGGACTCATCCCCAGAGAATTCCTCTGCACCCTCGCTGTCTTCTGCTGTTACATCCCAGTCTGAATCAACATCTTCAATTTCAAATTCTGACTCTTCTGCGCTTTCGGTATCGTCAAGCACTATTCCGCTAGGAGTTCTCATGGTCTCCAGACGCATTGCTGGACCTTGATACCGTTTGGATTGGGGTTGAAATCCAGTCGCTTCGGAACGCTTTTTAGAACCAAAAAGTAAGTTAAACATGACTCACTAAATCCTCATTAATAGATGCAGTTTGGACAGAGGAAATCTCTGAATATTCGGGGCAGCAAGGCGATTGAGTGTTAGCTGGAGTAGGACAAACCCTAGATTTAGATAGGGGTCAATTTGGCCTGCTTATCAGCTAAAATTTCTGGAAAGGTAAGCAAGACTTCACCGCCCAAGGATTGACGGCATGGGCTGAAATTTTATTTTTTTGTGTGATTTGTAATTATCTTTCTCCAAGAAATATCATATTAGCCATTATTTGAAATGTCAATAGACAATCCCATATTTTCGGGATATTTTTGAAAAAACTCGGAAAAAGATGAATGAAGCGCTTATAATTTCCGTGATTTTACACAAGAAATGCTGTTTTTTTGAGGAGTAGTTATTTGAGTTCCGTAATTTCACTCAAAAAATATTTGCGTTTTAACAAACAGTTATTAAATTTGTTATTCCAGTACATCGACAGGAAATCTCTGCCATTGAAAGCAACGAAGAAAGCGCGTTGAAAACTGGTTTGTTATATTCGATTAGGTTTACGGACAGCGCTGTACACTGATGCGCTAATTCATCAGTTAGGTTTACGGACAGCGCTGTCCGTAGGGTGGGCACTGCCCACCAAATTGTAGGGTGGGCACTGCCCACCCTACAATTGCTCTACTTTGAAAAGGGCAATACCCCCTCCGAACAGCTATGTGGGCAGTGCCCACTCTACAATTGCTCTACTTTGAAAAGTTGGATAATTTAGACACAATTATATATCAATATTTGCGTTTACTATATTAATGTATAATTGCCATGATTAATACTCCAAAACAAGAGAATTACAGTTGATAATTCACCGTAAAATAAAATCCCTCATCCTGAGCATTCGTCCCTTTATCATCAATTTGAAAAATAGGCCGTCCGTAATCAAGTCGCACATTAAAACCGGGAAAAACTTGCCAGAGTACACCCATTCCGATTCCGGCTAAAAAGGTTTGTCTCGGTAATTCATTGGGATTATCGACATGATTCCAAACGGTTCCCATGTCTAAAAATGGGGCAAATTGAAAGATGGGAATTCCGGAGGTATCGCGGAGGATTACAATCCGGTCCTCGACGCTCAAGCGAAATCCATTATCTCCCGATCGCACGTTTTGACGATACCCCCGCAAGGATTGACCCCCCCCAATCACAAACTGCTGGGAAGAAAGTAAACTATGGGGACTTAACTGTAAATCCGCTTGGATAATTAACAGTTGGGAACCCCCCAACCGTTGCACTCGCTGCACCTGAGAAATCCAACTCACAAATTGTCCATCGGGGATGGGGTCGTCATTATCAGTGGCATCAAATAAACCCGTTCCGATGTTCAACAGCGATCGCACGGACCAAGCGCCTTGAACATCTCGGCGCAGGTAATCCGCGCCAATCTTGAATGTGCTAGTCCGGGTAATCCCATCGGCGCTAGGACCACTGCCAAACCCAAACGGTTCACCTGCAACAAAGGTTTGACTTTCCTGGAAGGTAAACCCGAGGGAGGTGGCAAATTCTTGTCGGGGCGATCGCACCCAAGGTTGTCGAAAACTCACTTCATACAGTTCAGATTCCCCTTCAATATTCAACTCTCTAAACTCGTCTTGAACGATGCCATTTCGGTTCGGTGCTACCCGAAACCCCAAGGTTCCATTCATCGCATTCACCGGAATCCGATAGCTGAGATCGTAGATTTGCGAGTCTCCGGTTCCCCAATAATAACTGGCAGCAATTTCGTCTCCAAACCCCGTCACGTTGCGATAGCGGACAGTTCCCCCTAAACGTTCCGAACCGACACTCGGAGGGGATAAATTATCCACACCTAAATTCAACCCAAAGGGATTCGCTTCTTGTACCCGCACGGTGAGAATACTTTGGGCAATTTCATCTCCAGCACGCAAACTGGCTTCAATATTTTGAAATAAAGGGTCGAGGCGCAGTAACCGCAACTGATCTTCTAAGCGGGCGGTATTCAAGGGCGCGCCCCCCCCAAGTTCGATCCGAGAGCGGATATAGGACTCTCGCACCCGGTTGTTGCCTTCCACTTCAATAGCGGCTAAAGTTCCTTCAATCACTTGAATTTCGACGATGCCATCCTCGATGACTTGATCTCCGAGTACGGCGCGGGAGGTGATATAACCGCGATCGAGATAAATTTGGGTGATTTGATCGGCGAGTTGTCGGAGGCGATCGAGGGAAACGGTTTGTCCCTCCACCTCGGCAACAATGGTTTGAATTTCTGTATCGGTGAGTACGGTAGAGCCAGTCACGTTCACCTGGCGAATAGGAATTTCTACTTCGGGAGATTCTTCTGGAGCGGGTTGTTCTTCTGGCGGGCTCAAAACGGGGGGTTGCTCCTCTTCTGGGGGGGCCGGTGGGACCTCTGGTAGGGGGGGTAATGGCTCTTGGGTGGGAGGTTGCGGGGGCGGTGAGGGAGGGGTTTGGGCGATCGCCTCTGGCATTCCGGCGCTGAGTGTAGGGGGTTGCTCTTGGGATGCTATGCTCTGTAAATTAATCTCCAGACTGTCATCACAGGGGCGATTCTCGTTCCGAGACGCTTGGCGATCGCAACTCATTTCCCCATCCTCTAGCCACCCCAAATTTCCCAATTCTTCACCCGGGGTTGTCCGATCGGCTACTTTTCCCTGAGTTGCAAATATCTCGAAGCGATCGCTATTGTTGAGGGCTTTCTCCCTGCCTGTTTCCTGGAGTTTTAGAGTCAGAAACTCTGCTGATTCCTCGGGGAGTAAGGCTTCGATATCTGCTGCTATGGCTTGACCCGCAGAACAATTAGCGATCGCCAAGAATACCGGAATTGCCACCCCATACCCCAGAACGTTGAATATCATGTTCTTCTGCATCGAACCCTCCCCCTGCCAACCCACTTGAGATAGCCTATTCTTCCAGAGCATTTATTTTGTCACTCCCTTGGTACCTTAAACCGTGAAACTGCGGCAGCTCCAAATGCCAGTGTATCTATTGATATTGTCATCGGCAAGAGCGTCTAGGGCCGAAAACCATCCCAACTCTTTAAAACTTCAGGTTGAAACCGCAGGAAATTATACCCAATCCTGCCAAAACCCAGTTTTTACCTCAGTTGATTGTTCTGAAAACCGCTCAGCTGCATCCCTGACGGACCAAAAATCGGAGTAACTTGGGAGGGTCGAAATCAATTTGCCCTAAAGTCGGCGATGGCATTGCCGGTTCAACGTCCCAAGGATAAAATTCTCAATCGTTTGGGCTACTCCGGTGGGTTCGAGCCATACAAGAATCCCGTTCTCCAGTTGTGGCGTTATTATTTTATCTCCCCGAGGTTAAGGGTAAACCGAGCTGGGTTTGTTCTTTCCTTCATACGGTTACCCCAATTCCCTGAAGCCGTATTTCCCTATCATACATCGGTCTTTTTTTTAACAATTTGTATTAAATTTTATGGACTTGATTTTCTCAAAAGTCTTTGAAGACACCCTGAATAGGGCCAGTAAAAACCCGGCTGCTCAGCGCTTAACTCAAGTTTGATTCCAATTCAAGGGAAATTATTCCGGCAGTGCTAACCCGCTGCCTTCGGCTCCAATTGGGTTATCAAAAAAGTCTGAACTCCAAGAAGTAGCGATAGGAGCTAACAGCGCCGCTACGGTCATCAATAAAAAGATCCAAGCCAAAAATAGGCTAAAATTGGAGGGTAAGTGACTTTTTTTTGAAGGTTGAACTGGACAGTCTAGGGTTTTCAAGCAGTTGCCTTGAATCATCGGACTCCATTGATTCGCCCTGGCCCACTCTAAGTCTAATAACTGAGAATCAGCTAGGAGTTGGGACTGCCTGGTATCCGAGTTGCAAACCTGATGCTTTAACATATCTTTACTCTCCATCACAAATCTTTAAGATTTGTCTTGAATGCCGGGAAGTTGACTTGAATTTTCAATTTATCATCTGGATGTTTGCGATCGCGTTTGCGTCCTGTATGATTTGTGTATAACTTAAGCCCATTTGCCCGGTTTTCAGTTAAGTTTTTTGAAGCAACCCCTGTCGCCCTGATTCGAGGCCACAATACCCTCGATTTAGACCCGATTTAGAAAGGTATTCTCGCTATATCACTTGACAGCGTACCCAACAAGTGATAAAGAGAAAATAAACAGGGTTACACTTCTGAACTGGAAAAGCAATCAGGGCTCAAAAGAGAAATCGCCCTTGGAGAAGATGCGTTGAACCGAACCATCGGGTTACCTTGAAAAAGAGGCTGATTCCCCGGGGCGATCGCCCCAGTAACGAGAGCAAGGAGAATTCCCCATGACTTATCATAAAATTCTGGCTGCGATTGATCGTTCCCCCCAATCAGATTTTGTCATTGAGCAGGTGCTCGATTTAGCAGAAAAAGAAAAAGCCGAACTGATGCTATTTCATGCCATCCAAGTTGAGGCTCTAGCAGAGATTTCACCGATGGTGGGGACAGGCATGGGGTTAAGTCCATCTCTAGGACGAGAAATCCCCGAACTTCAGCGACAACGACTCGATGGGCAAGTCCAAAAAACCAAAGAAATACTCCAGGAATATGCTTCTATGGCAATGGCCCGGAATATTCCCACCATCTGCCATCATAGCGTCGGCGATCCCGGTGTCGTCTCTTGTGAGTTAGCCAAAAGCTGGGGCGCTAACTTAATTGTCGTAGGTCGCAGAGGTCGCAAAGGGATGACCGAACTCTTGTTAGGCAGCGTCAGTAACTACATTACCCATCACGCACCTTGCTCGGTTTTAATTGTCCAAGGCGCGTTACCCGTCACCTAAGCGAAACTCAATTGTCATCCCTCATCTTTTATTCAGATAGGGCTTAACAACCCCTCCGTTGAAAAGGTCAAAACTTTAAACCCTTTGGCAAACGGGGAAAGGTTATCTTAACAAGGCATTCATATCAAAACGATGGAGTATCCACAAAAAAAGGAGGGGGCATTTTACCCCCTCCTTTTTGATTCAAGACTAGGGGAACGGGTTGAAATAACCCGAACTCTATCCCCTAAACTCCCTTACAAAATTGGTACAAACAGATCTTTTTCTGGAACCGTCGTGTATTCCGCCACAATTTGACGCAACTCTTCCCCATCCATTGATTCCTTCTCAATCAGCAGATCCACCAAGCGGTCAATCACGATGCGGTTTTCTCGGATAATCCGCTTGGCTTCATCATGACAATGTTCCACAATGGAACGCACTTGGGCATCAATGCGAGAGGCAATTTCATCAGAATATTCCGATCGCGTCATCAAATCGCGACCTAAGAACACTTCCCCTTGTTGGGTTTCTAAAGACATCGGCCCCAAATCGGACATCCCGAAGCGAGTCACCATCTGACGTGCCATTCCGCTGACCTGTTGCAAGTCACCTCCGGCACCCGTGGTCACTTCAGAATCGCCAAAAATGACTTCCTCAGCGGCACGTCCTCCCAAAGCACCCATAATCCGGGCCATTAACTGGGATTTAGAGATCAGCATTTGGTCTTCGTTCGGCATAAACCAAGTCAAACCTTGTGCTTGTCCCCGGGGAATCAAGGTGACTTTCTGCACTGGGTCATGGTTCTTAACCAAGGTCCCAACGATCGCATGACCAATTTCGTGATAGGCAATCAAGCGCTTACTCTTGCTATCCACCAGGGGAGTGCCTTCCATCCCGGCGACAACCCGGTCTACGGCATCATCAATTTCCAAGATAGTAATCGCTTCTTTGCGGCGACGTGCGGTTAAAATCGCCGCTTCATTGAGCAAGTTAGCTAAATCTGCGCCAGTAAAACCAGGAGTCCGACGGGCGATCGCCTCTAAAGAGACTTTATCCGATAGCTTCTTATTGCGAGCATGAACATCGAGGATTTCCAGACGACCTTTGATATCCGGTGCATCCACCGTCACCTGGCGATCGAAACGACCCGGACGCAACAAGGCAGAATCCAAGACATCGGGACGGTTGGTGGCGGCAATAATAATGATGCCGGTGTTACCCTCAAATCCATCCATTTCCGTCAGGAGTTGGTTGAGAGTTTGTTCGCGCTCATCGTTACCCCCGCCGATTCCTGCACCCCGTTGACGTCCAACAGCATCAATTTCATCGATGAAAATGATACAGGGGGCATTTTCTTTGGCTTTCTTAAAGAGGTCCCGAACACGGGAAGCCCCGACCCCGACAAACATTTCCACAAATTCAGACCCAGAGATGCTGAAGAAGGGGACGCCTGCTTCTCCGGCGATCGCCTTAGCAAGCAAGGTTTTCCCGGTTCCCGGAGGTCCAATCAACAAGACACCTTTAGGAATCTTCGCACCAACAGCGGTAAAGCGTTCCGGTTTTTTCAAGAACGTAACCACTTCTTGGAGTTCTTCTTTGGCTTCTTCAATCCCTGCCACATCGTCAAACATCACCCCAGTTTTCGCTTCCATCTGAAAACGAGCTTTGGATTTGCCGAAGTTCATGGCTTGTCCTGGACCCCCAGGAACATTGTTGGAACGGCGGAAGAGGAAGAA
Protein-coding regions in this window:
- a CDS encoding ShlB/FhaC/HecB family hemolysin secretion/activation protein; translated protein: MQKNMIFNVLGYGVAIPVFLAIANCSAGQAIAADIEALLPEESAEFLTLKLQETGREKALNNSDRFEIFATQGKVADRTTPGEELGNLGWLEDGEMSCDRQASRNENRPCDDSLEINLQSIASQEQPPTLSAGMPEAIAQTPPSPPPQPPTQEPLPPLPEVPPAPPEEEQPPVLSPPEEQPAPEESPEVEIPIRQVNVTGSTVLTDTEIQTIVAEVEGQTVSLDRLRQLADQITQIYLDRGYITSRAVLGDQVIEDGIVEIQVIEGTLAAIEVEGNNRVRESYIRSRIELGGGAPLNTARLEDQLRLLRLDPLFQNIEASLRAGDEIAQSILTVRVQEANPFGLNLGVDNLSPPSVGSERLGGTVRYRNVTGFGDEIAASYYWGTGDSQIYDLSYRIPVNAMNGTLGFRVAPNRNGIVQDEFRELNIEGESELYEVSFRQPWVRSPRQEFATSLGFTFQESQTFVAGEPFGFGSGPSADGITRTSTFKIGADYLRRDVQGAWSVRSLLNIGTGLFDATDNDDPIPDGQFVSWISQVQRVQRLGGSQLLIIQADLQLSPHSLLSSQQFVIGGGQSLRGYRQNVRSGDNGFRLSVEDRIVILRDTSGIPIFQFAPFLDMGTVWNHVDNPNELPRQTFLAGIGMGVLWQVFPGFNVRLDYGRPIFQIDDKGTNAQDEGFYFTVNYQL
- a CDS encoding universal stress protein, which codes for MTYHKILAAIDRSPQSDFVIEQVLDLAEKEKAELMLFHAIQVEALAEISPMVGTGMGLSPSLGREIPELQRQRLDGQVQKTKEILQEYASMAMARNIPTICHHSVGDPGVVSCELAKSWGANLIVVGRRGRKGMTELLLGSVSNYITHHAPCSVLIVQGALPVT
- the ftsH2 gene encoding ATP-dependent zinc metalloprotease FtsH2 → MKSSWRIILLWALPALVIAFVVWQGVFSSPAMNMGNNAANTRMSYGRFLEYLDADRVTNVDLYEGGRTAIVEAVDPDLDNRVQRLRVDLPGNAPELIARLRDSNISFDSHPIRNDGAIWGLLGNLIFPVLLLAGLFFLFRRSNNVPGGPGQAMNFGKSKARFQMEAKTGVMFDDVAGIEEAKEELQEVVTFLKKPERFTAVGAKIPKGVLLIGPPGTGKTLLAKAIAGEAGVPFFSISGSEFVEMFVGVGASRVRDLFKKAKENAPCIIFIDEIDAVGRQRGAGIGGGNDEREQTLNQLLTEMDGFEGNTGIIIIAATNRPDVLDSALLRPGRFDRQVTVDAPDIKGRLEILDVHARNKKLSDKVSLEAIARRTPGFTGADLANLLNEAAILTARRRKEAITILEIDDAVDRVVAGMEGTPLVDSKSKRLIAYHEIGHAIVGTLVKNHDPVQKVTLIPRGQAQGLTWFMPNEDQMLISKSQLMARIMGALGGRAAEEVIFGDSEVTTGAGGDLQQVSGMARQMVTRFGMSDLGPMSLETQQGEVFLGRDLMTRSEYSDEIASRIDAQVRSIVEHCHDEAKRIIRENRIVIDRLVDLLIEKESMDGEELRQIVAEYTTVPEKDLFVPIL